The genomic interval TACGAATGACCAGAGCGAAGTCTGCATGAACGGTGTTCGCTACTACACCTTCAAAATCGGCGACAAGAACTGGAACGAGAAAGTTGCCGAGAGCAAGTTCTCGAAGTTTGAGGGTTTTGGCAAAGCCGCCTCAGGTCATATCTGCTTACAAGACCACGGCAACGAAGTCGCATTTCGCAATGTCAAGGTCCGTCGACTTGCCGAAGACGGGTCGGTGAAGCAACCGATCGACGGCAATTTGAATCTCAGCGGCGAGCTTGCGTTTCCAAAACTGAAGTGGGGCGATCCGAAAACGGATTCAGGCAACTGGGAGCCCGTTGATCCGTCCGGCAAGATTCGTCCGTTGCGTCTGATGGAACTGACGTACGCCAACGGAGACAGCAATCGGTTGTACGCTGCCAGCCAGTACGGAGCGATTTGGAGTTTCGAGAACAATCGCGACACCGTCGAGGCTCCGATGTTTTTGGACTTGCGCGATCAGGTCTATGACTGGAAGAACCGGGGCGCCAACGAACAAGGCTTGCTCGGTTTGGCCATGCACCCGTCGTTCAAAGACAACGGCAAGTTCTATGTGTACTACACGCACAAAGACGGTCAGCGCTCGATCGTTTCGCAGTTCAAGGTTTCCGCTGACAATCCTCTCGCAGCCGATCCGGCATCCGAGCTTGTGTTGATGGATATTCCACAACCGTATGCCAATCACAACGGTGGCAGCATCGAGTTTGGCCCCGACGGATTTCTGTACATCGCTTTGGGTGATGGCGGTGACCGCAATGACCCCAAAGCAGCCGGGCAAGATCTGTCGGCATTGCTGGGATCGATCTTGCGGATCGATGTCGATCATCCTGCCGATGGAAAGCCCTACGGTATCCCGTCGGACAACCCCTTCGTCAAGAATCCCGATGCATGCCCGGAAATCTACGCCATGGGCGTGCGTAACCCGTGGCGAATCGCGTTTGACAAAAAGACCGGTGATCTCTGGATGGGAGATGTCGGTCAAGAGTTGTGGGAAGAAGTCAACATCATCACCAAGGGTGGCAACTATGGATGGAGCAATCGCGAAGGACTCTACGGTTTTGGCAATCGCGAAGACGTCGCCGGCGTTCCTGATCCGATCGATCCGATTTGGCAATACGATCACCGAGTCGGCAAGTCGATCACCGGCGGACGCGTTTATCACAGTGATCGTGTCCCTGAGCTGACCGGCAAATATGTCTACGCCGACTATGTCACGGGCATGATCTGGGCGTTGACCTATGATCGTGAGACGGGCAAGGTTGTGCGTAACGAACAAGTCGTTCCCGACAGCATCGCGGTCTTGGCGTTTGGCGAAGATCAGAACGGCGAAGTCTATTACTTGACCGACAGTTCGCGTGGCGAGTGCATCTATCGGTTCAAAGCGAAAGACTGATCAGCATGTCGGACAGTTCGAGCCAATGGAACGTGCCTGCGAAAGTCACACCGGCTTTTGCATACAGCGGTGGGGGACGCAAGCGGAGTGCGTCTCTGCAACGGCACCGCCATGGCTGGATGTTCGGTTTGCGTGTCCTGTTCTGCCTCTGTGTGCTGGTGGTGGTCGGCTTATGTAGCCCGAGTGTGTCACTCGCGCAAACAGACGATGCGTCGGCTGAATCGGTGGTCTCAGTCGGTGAGAAACTTTTTGCGTTGCAGGTCCTGCCGATCTTTCAGGACAAGTGTTTTGGTTGTCACAGTCCCGACGCCGACGAGCTGCAGGGCGGCTTTGATCTTAGCCACCGCTCAGCGATGTTGGAGGGCGGTGACGCCTACGGTGATACCGTGATCGTACCGGGCAGCATCGACGAGAGCGTGATCTTGGCGATGGTGGATCGCAGCGAAGACGGCTTTGAGATGCCGCCCAAGGAATCCGACAAGCTGACGCAAGAACAGGTGTGGGCGATTCGTGACTGGATTGCCGCCGATGCACCTTGGCCGGATGATCAACGGGTCACTGAAATTTACGATGCATTCGCTGAGGGCATGACCGTCCAGACCAGTGGAGGACTCAGCGATCAGTGGACCAATCGCAAGTACGATCCAGAGGACTTGTGGGCGTTTCAACCCATTCGTCGTGATTTTGACGAGTGGGTCACCGCAGAGAGAGGCAATCCTATCGACCAAATCGTCAATCGACGACTTGGGCAACTCGGTATTTCGCCGGCACCCTTGGCGGACAGACAGACCCTGATTCGACGTGTTTGTTATGACCTGACCGGTTTGCCGCCATCGTCGACTCAGATGAGCGTCTATCTTTCTGACCAGCGTGATGACGCCACGGCCTTTGCCGCGTTGGTGGATCGATTATTGGAGAGCCCGCACTACGGGGAGCAGTGGGCGCGGCACTGGCTGGACGTGGCTCGCTACGCCGACAGCTCAGGGTTTGCCAACGACTGGGAACGCCCCAACGCGTGGCGTTATCGCGACTACGTCATTCGTTCTTTCAATGACGACAAACCGTTCGATCAATTCACCATCGAGCAGATCGCGGGCGACGAGTTGGCCGCAGCCTCCAAGAAACCACTGACCGATCCTGTCAACGTGGATCGCTTGATCGGGACCGGTTTCCTGCGGATGGGACCGTGGGAACATACCGGGATGAGTGTGGCAAAGATCACTCGGCAACAGTTCTTGGACGACGTAACCGATTCGGTCGGTCAAGTCTTTCTGGCGCAACCGCTGCAGTGTTGTCGATGTCATGATCACAAGTTCGATCCGATTCCCACTCGAGACTACTACTCCATTCAAGCCGTTTTCGGGACGACGCAGTTTGTCGAAGTGGAGACTCCCTGGTTGCCCAGCGAAAACCTGACTGGGATGGATCGTGATCGACAGTATCACGAACAGCGCCATCAGGCGAACGCTGAATTACTGAAAGGGATTGAGAATGAGATCGCGCAAGCCGAGGCAAGATGGTTTTCCGAGCGAGACTTGCCCTACCGATCGATACGTGAGGCCAAGAAAGCCGGATTGGACGAAGATCAGTTGCCGCCCGGTCCCCTCAATACTCCGGAACAGTTTGGAATCGAGCGTATCGGACGCAAGTGGCAAGCGAGGTTTTCTTGGGAGTTTGATCGCTACGAGCCCTTTGCGTTGAGCGTGTACAACGGCAAAACGCCGCCGGCGACCACGCAAACCTCTCGCTTCAAGATGCCACCGGACCCGATGGGCCGTGGCGAGTTGGAACAAACCGCGATTCTGGCCGGCGGCGATCCCTTCGCTCCTGATCAACCGGTCAGCCCCGGCGTGCTATCGGCGGTTCCGCAAGCGAAGAAGTACAAGCTGCCGACTCAGCCAACGGGGCGGCGTTTGGCGTTTGCACGTTGGCTGATCGATCCCGATCATTCGTTGACATCTCGGGTGATCGTCAATCGCGTCTGGGCCAGCCACTTTGGTCGCGGCATCGCGGGCAACCCGAACAACTTTGGCGCGACCGGCAAGAAGCCGACTCATCCGGAGTTGCTGGACCACTTGGCATCATCCTTCGTCAGTGAAGGGTGGTCGCTCAAGAAGCTACATCGATTGATCCTGAACTCCGACGCATACAAACGTTCGACGCAGCATCCTGACATGCGAATGCTCGGGGAAAAGGATCCAAACAACGAGTCGTACGCAGTCTTTTTGCCGCGACGTTTGACGGCGGAGGAAATCCGTGACGCCATGTTGATGGTTTCCGGTGAACTCAATCCGACGCTCGGCGGGATCCCCGTTCGTCCGGACATGAATCTGGAGGCCGCGTTGCAGCCACGAATGATCATGGGAACCTTTGCCCCGAGTTACGTGCCCAGCCCTGAACCGGCGGACCGAAACCGACGTTCGATCTACATCCATCGACTTCGCGGACATCGCCTGCCTTTTTTTGAGACATTCAATCAACCCGGAAGCGAGAAGTCGTGCGAACTGCGTGATCAGTCCAACATCACGCCGCAAGTGTTCACGCTGCTCAACGGCCAGGAGACCAGTGACCGAGCGCTCGCGACCGCCCACGCGGTGATGGAGGAAACAGATACGGACGAGGAAGCCATCGCGTCGGTGTTTCAACGCATTTTGGGTCGCGCGCCGTCGGAGACCGAACGCAAGGCGTCGTTGGATCACTGGAGGGCGATGACCGATGTGCAATCAGGTATCACGCCTCAGCCGATGCGTTATCCAACAGAAGTCGTGCGTGAGGCGATCGATGAAAACACAGGCAAGCCGTTTGAGTTCAAGGAAACGCTGTTCGCCTACCGTGACTACAAGCCCGATCTGCAACCTCATCAGGTCGACGCCAAGACACGCGGTTTGGCGGACGTCTGCTTGGCGCTGCTCAACAGCAACGAATTCGTTTACGTTTATTGAGAGAAAAGCATGTTGAACCCAACAAGACGCTCGTTTCTCTACGGCTTGACTTCGTCGATCGGCAGCGTTGCCTTCTCAGCGATGCTGGCCGAGTCGATGGGCTCTCGGGCGTTGGCTGCAGAGACACAGAATTCACAGGGGACACAGACGCCTGGACCGCATTTCCCAAACGCAAAGGCCAAGCACTGCATTTTTTTGTACATGGAGGGTGGTCCGTCTCACATCGACACGTTTGACCCCAAGCCGAAGTTGAGCGAGTTGCATTTGCAGGAGTTTCAGCGAAGCGGCAACGAGCAGTCGGCGATGAGTAGTGGCAAACGTTACTACGTTCAGAGTCCCTTCGGATTTCGCAAAGCCGGCGAGAGTGGCGCGGACATGTGTGATCGTTGGGAGCATCTGCCCAAGGTTGCCGACGAGCTTTGTTTTTATCGTGGCTGCCAAGTCGAATCGGTCAACCATCCGACGGCGAACTATCACGTCAACACGGGCAATCGCTTCGGCGGCGATCCGTCGATCGGAGCTTGGGTGAGCTACGGCTTGGGTTCGGAGAACAAGGATCTGCCTGGTTTCATCGTGCTGCCCGAACTGGCGTATCCACAAGGCGGCGCAGCGAACTGGTCCAACGGTTTTCTGCCAACCGCTTTGCAGGGCACCCCGCTTCGGAGCAAGGGCTCGCCGATCCTGGACATCGCGCCGCCTGAGGGCGTCACACGACAGCACCAACGGATGAACTTGGACTACTTGCAACGGATGAATCAACTGCACGCGGAGCGTCATCCCGAACACGAGGACTTGGCCGCCCGGATGGCCAACTATGAACTCGCTTTCCGAATGCAAATGGAAGTTCCCGAGACGCTCAGCATCGAGGATGAGTCCCAAGCCACGTTGGATGCCTACGGTGTCGGTGTGAAACCGACGGACAACTTTGCACGTCGGTGTTTGTTGGCCCGCAAGTTAGTCGAAAAAGGCGTGCGGTTTGTGCAGGTCTACGCGAGCACGTGGGACTCCCACGACTACATTGAGAAAGCGCACGGGGCGCTGATCCCCAGTGTCGACCGTCCGATCGCCGCATTGATCGCGGACTTGCGTCAGCGCGGACTGTTGGACGAGACATTGATCGTTTGGATGGGGGAGTTTGGACGTACGCCGGACAACGGAATTCGTGGTGGCGGCAAAGCGTACGGGCGAGACCACAACCCCGATGCGATGAGCATTTGGCTGGCCGGCGGCGGATGCAAGGCTGGGCACACAATTGGTGCGACGGACGAAATAGGAGCCACCGCGGTGGAGAACCAGCGTCATGTCCGTGATTTTCACATCACGCTGTTGAAGCTATTGGGTTTGGATGACAACAAACTCACGTACTATCACGCGGGCCGATTCAAGCAACTGAGCCAGTTCGGCGGCAAACCGATCGATGAATTGATCGCGTGAGCAACGCACAATCAAAAAGTGACGGATTTCGTAGTGGACGAAGTCACGAGTCCCGTGCTCCAGGACTCGTAACCTCGTCCACTACGCCAGTAATAGGATGAAATCCACTCGTTTGCGCTTCGTGCTGGTATTTTGTCACGAGTCATTTTCGGTGGGATTTCTGGCGAAATCCACTACGCGCAGCCGTTGCTCAGCCGTGAGTCAGGGAACCGTTGCAGGTTCCCGATTGGCTTCGCCGTAGTGCAGTTTCAACGCCAGTCGGCCGCAGCGTTCTTGGAACTGTGCCGGGGTGTCGTCGGAGCCTGCGGCGCACATGTCATCGATCCACTCGGGCCATTGGTCCAAGATTCGCGATGCCAATTTGTGGCGTCCGACCGAGGACAGCGGTCCCATGGAAACGACGCGGTCGATACGGCCGGGACGTGATCCGATGGCGCCGGGTTGTCCGATCGCGGGATCGATCTTGTCCAAGTGGTTGGTGCTGATCATGACCATCAGACCGTCCGCACGCTGGACACCATCGAGGCAATTAAGCAAACAATCAAACGTCAGCGCGGGGCCTTGCTTGACTGCCACATTCTCGCGTCCTTCGAAAACCGCGTCGATGTCTTCGATCAACGCCATGCAAGGCACTTCGGCCAGCATTTGATTCCACGCTTTGAGCAACTCATCGTTCTTCAGCGTGGCCAAGTCATAGACAAAGATTGGCAGATCTAGGTCTTCCGCGATCGCACGGGCCAGTGCAGTCTTGCCCGTACCGGGTGGTCCGTGCAGCAAATAGCCACGTCGCCAGGGCAGCCCACGATTTCGGTGCCACGCTTCGGTCTCCCGCCAGCGATAGGCTTCCTGGACCAGTTCCTCGGTGGCGTCATCCAGGGCAAGTCGCGACAGGGCGCTGACGGTTTCCTCAGGATCTGGACCCAGGTCAGCAAAATCCCAGCCGAGCGGTCGGTGGCTCAGGCAAGCACGAATATCGGAGCTGCTCGTCGGCGAGTTGGAACGTCCCTTGGCTTGCACCATCATGGAGTTGCCAGCCGTTCCGTGGACGAAGCGGATCGAGTGTCGCCGTCCACCGGTCGATTCGTACTGTCGTACTTGGCGATTAAAAAACTCCGTCGCGTCCACAATCAACTGATCGGGATCGATCAAACCGCGAGCGTAGGTGACGCTGATGGTTTGATAGTCGTAGTCGGCGGCCTGCAAGCCTTCCTCCAGATCACCGAGCGCCTCTTTGCTCTTGGCCACCCAGATCGGAATCCAACCTCGCCAATAAAGTCTGCCCGATGGCGGTGGAACTTCCATGGACACCAACTGGACACGTTGGCTGGGACGCACAAAAAGTTTCCAGCCCACGTAGGCACGGGGTCCGAATTTTGACGCCGTGTAGTGATGCTTCAGATACAGCATCATCGCGTCGGCTTGATAGCCACTGACCGTGATCTTGACGACAACGCGTCCAGCGACTTGTTGAACAATGTTCTTGATGTGTCCCCAGCCGGCCGCGATCAAAGTCAACGCGGCTGCCGATCCGGCAAACATCCATCCACTCGATAATTCTTGCACTCTCTAACAATCTCCGTGTTCAATCTTTGGCGATTTGGAGCACGCATCCTCCATCCGCACATGACGTCAGACACGAATCATACGCAGGGGTTCCCTGAGAAAGAAAAAATGCGGGTTCGCCCGTCGGATTACGCTTTGCGGACAGTGAACGGCAACGTGGGGCAGGTTTGCAACCTGCCAATCTTCCAGAACCACAGCCCGCAAGCCTGCTCACCTATTCTCCGTCCGACGTTGAGATTTCGTCCGGTGTCTGCAGCATTTTTTGAATCATGGGCATCACGACGCTGCGGTAGATGCCGCGTGCCATCGGAAAACGCTTCATCGTTTCGAATGTTTCGTACAGCGTTTGCCCTTCGGATGCCGTCATCGGAACCGTCATCTTGCGCCCTTCGGCGTCCACCAGCACGGATTCGTACATCCAATCACCCCGCTCGTTTTTCTCTCGTGTGACATCGTCCAACTGCGCGGTTTCCGGGTCGAAACTACCGCCAGCGTTGGCTTCCTTTTCAACGTACATCTGAGTGTCCAATCCGAGTGATTGGGCGATGGTTGAGGTGACCTCGGAAACCGATTCGTCCGACGCGATCGCTTCGAGACGTTTGAGATTGGCGTCCAGTTGAGAAAGCTTTCGCTCGTCGGGCAGCTTGGCGACGGACTCGATCTTGTCGTTCAGAGAATCTTGGATCTGCGTCGGGTCGATGGGCTGCTCGACCGGAGAAGGTTCCAACACTGGAGGCGGTGCTGGTCGTGGTGCGGGCCTGCTCGTGTCGCTGGCAGCCGACTGTGTTGCTGCTGATGCGGAGTTTTCGGAGCGAGACGGGACGTACCAGCACAGCAACCCGATTGCCAAGACCACGTGGACACCGATCGATGCGAGGATCGCGATGCGGCGGCGTGAGTGACGGTTGGGTTGGGTTGCTGGCACGTGATTGCTGGATGGGTTTCGTTCAGGGGTAGGTCAGCCTGGAAAGGCTGACGTACGGGGCTGACGTACATCTTTTTACGGACTTAGGCGTTGCATGATCCATTGGTGGTCGCTGCGGGTGTAGTGTATTCGATCATGCAATCTGCCCACTCGGCCTTGCCAGAACTCGATGCTGTGGGGCGTGACTCCGTAGCCTCCCCAGTGTTCTGGGCAGGGGATCGTTTGCCCATCGAACTGCATGGCGGCACTTTCCATCGCCCTTTCGAGTGTCTCGCGATCGGCCACGATGTCGGATTGGTTGCTCGCAACGGCGCCGAGTTGGCTATCGCGCGGTCGGCTTTGAAAATAGGTTTCGGAGCGTTCGCGGGTGGCTTTTTCAACAGTGCCATCGATTCTGACTTGGCGTTGCACGTGTGGCCAGTGAAAACAGAGCGAGACCTTGGGACAGGCTTGCATTTGCCGACCTTTGATCGACTCATAATTGGTAAAGAACCAGAACTTGTCGTCCTCCAGAGCTTTGAGCAAAACGATCCGAGACGTCACACTGCCGTGGCCGTCCGTCGTTGCCAGGGTCATCGCGTTGACTTCAAGCCAATCGGGGGCTCCGCAGTTCAAAGCTTCCACCAGCCAGGATTGAAACTGAACCAAAGGGTCGTCTGCCATGTCTTTCTCTGACAGTCCGGCCATCGAGTAACTCTGACGCATTTCTTCCAGATTCATGGGATTTGCCTGTGAGATATGGACCCGGCGAGAGGGACTCGGGCCCGCGGTGCTGACTTGAGGGTTGTAAGTTTTGGTGGGGGCAACTCTGGACTGCTCAAAGTTTGGTGTTGTGTCTTTTTGGGTTTGCGCAAGTTTATGTCCCTACTGCCGGCGCAGCTGGTGGCCCCAGTGAGCCTCAGGCGCTAGCCGTGGGCCTGAGGCGGATTGTGGTGCCGGCCCACGGCTAGCGCCTGAGGCTCACTTTGATTGCGATGCATGGAACGAAAACATGGAACGAAAAAACAATGTCAACCCCAAACTTTGAGCAGTCCGGGGCAACTCCCCCAACGGGAGACGGTGTTGGCCCCATGTTTCGACAAAAGCGATTCGCTTGGCAACCACCTGTGGCAACTTTGCCCAGAAAACCAGTGATTGGCACGCGGATTGCCACGTATGGTTCGTTGGAGCAATGCTGCCACGCTGGCAATTTCGTTCACAGCAGGAACTTTGATGTCTGATTTGATTCCATTTGTGCCTGATCACACTTATGTGGGCAAGCTCTTGGTGGCTTCGTCCTTGGTCGCCGATCCTGTTTTGTCGCGCTCGGTCAGTCTGGTCGTCCACCAGGACCCCAAGCAGATTTTTGCGGTGATGCTCAACCGTCCCATGAGTCCGCATCCTGCTGCGCTGTTACAGATGCTGCATGATCAAGCGGGTGAGTCGCAAACTGATCTCAATGCTGGTTTAGCGACCGATTCCGGCGAAGATGGCGATCCTGCGACACCGTCCGACCGGGTGGGGCACCTCGCCAGCCAAGCGAAACAGACAGCCGCAGAGGCCGCGGCTGCCGTGGGAACGGTTCATTTCGGTGGCCCCCTTTCTGGGCCCGTCGTGGCCGTTCATGGAGCCAGTGAATTTGCGGAAGCCGAGACAGGAAACGGTGTTTACGTGGCCGCGCAGCGTCAGCTGCTGGAGCGTTTGGTCAAGCAAAAGCCTGGTCCATTCCGGCTGATCGTGGGGCACCTTGGCTGGGGGGTCGCACAATTCGAAATGGAGCGTCATGCGGGGCTCTGGCACGTCATTGATGCGACCAGCGAAGCGGTGTTCAGCAATGACGTCGACATGTGGCCTGGTCTGATTCATCGCGCGACCTCGTCTTCGGTCGCCAGCTGGCTGGGGATACCGGATTTACCCAACGCGGCGGCTTACAACTGATCGTCGTGCTATCGAACGTAGGATTCTCAACAGGTCGCTCCTTTCGCATTGCACCGGACTTGGTAACTTGGCGTCGAAACGCTTTCCCGTCCGAATTGCCCCTCGCCGTTTGATCCGCAGTGCCCTCACCCGATTCGAAAAATGATCCGCCGGAACGAAAGCCGTTCCGCATCCAACGCAAGCGACTGGGGTCAATCCGCAAGATCGATCCGAAGGGTGAGTTCGGTTTCATTGACGCAGAAGATTTTCGAGACGACGTTTTCTTTCACCGAACGGTCTGGCAATCCAATGCGCTTCAGCAGTGGAACACCGGGCCGTTGAGCGTCGAGTTGGAGACACAGTTTGTCGAGTTTGAGATCGACGACGAAGTCTGGGCGACCGACAAGAAGCTGCGAGCCAAGGTCGTCCGACCGACCAGGCGACCGGAGGGCCGAAAGATGAGCGGCCGCGACGCGACATTCAAAATCATCACGCACCATCCCAACGCCCGACGAAAACGCCCCAAGTGGCGTGGCAATTCTTAGTGATCGGACTCGGCGGATTGCGTTCATGATTGGAGGCCATGGAACTGCGCTGTAAGTGTGTCGTTCTAACATTGTCGGGTCGCTCGATACTGAAGTTTGTCCAACCTGTGGGTCTAAGAGATTTGTCGAATCCGACAGATGGGACTTATGGGACTTGTAGGACTGATGAGTCGCGTTGGTCCTATTTGTCTTATTGGTCACATTCGATTTCGTCAAACGGCAATCTCGCCGATGAATACCGACGGAACAATCGGTGCCAGCCAACAACTGGACCTGATGAGTCGGACTCATCATTGTTGCGAGGGTACCTGCAGAGCTTTGCCGACTCTCAGTCTGTAGGATCGGTACCCGGGTTTCATGATCCGGACTAACAGCAAGCTAAGCTCCCAGTGCGATCGATTCTCTCAGCACGGCGGCTGCTCTGGCACCGACAAACTCGTCACAACCCGTAATCACGGAATCAGCGGGCGAAACTCGTCGACTGAGTGGATCAAGCATTTGGACTTCATCCCCATCCGTCGCTTGTTGCAGCCCCGCCCCATGCCCACCAGTGATCCGAACTCAAACGGTGATTCGTTGCCCGTCTCGGCAGAGAATCAAGACGAATCGGACTTGACGTCTTGTCAGGGCGCGTTGGGTGTTCCTGACGCAACATCCAATAGCACGTCGTCACAGAAAAGCTCTCGACAGAACAGTTCCCTGGGTAGCAGCGGGCGGCGGAAAATCAAACGCACCAGCAAAGTCATCCCTAAGGTCGTCTCGCCGGCACCAATGCCGCCACCCAAACCGTTGATGCGACAAGAGCTCTGTGACGCTTCCTACCTCGGCCTCGTTGCAAACGCTGCGTCCAAACATCGCTCATCCAAGCACCCAGCAGACGATCCCGATTCACAAACGCAAGCCACATCCGATGCCTTGATCTCGGCTCGCTACAAGCGTATCGGTGAACTGGGGCGTGGCGGTTGGGGAGTGGTGGATCGCGCGATGGATCGGCAATTGGGACGCGAGGTGGCGGTCAAGCGGATCGTCGCGTCAAGCTCTTTGTCGGAGGAGGATCAAGCTCGTTTTTTGCACGAAGCGAGGGTCACCAGTCAACTGCAACACCCCGGCGTTGTGCCCGTTCATGAACTGGGTGAAGCCGACGGAGAAGTGTTCTATGTGATGAAACTGCTGGAGGGCGATAACCTCAAGCATCACATCCGCAGCGTCCACCCGGAGCCCGGCTCTCAATCGCACCTGAAGACTCAGTCGCAATTGGTTGATGCGATCGGACCCTTGCTGGAACGATTCATCTCCGTTTGCCAAGCGGTCGCCTATGCACACGAAAATGATGTGATCCACCGCGACCTCAAGCCGACCAACGTGATGGTCGGGGCTTTCGGTGAGACCATCGTTGTGGACTGGGGACTGGCACGTCAGGCCAATGAAGAAATCGACGATGCGACATTGACCGGATCGTCCAGTCGCGGATCGGGAATTTCTGAAAGTGATGGCACGGTGGTTGGTACTCCGGCCTACATGGCACCCGAGCAAGCTCGTGGAGAAATTAGCGCCGTGGGCTGCCACTCCGATATCTATTCTCTCGGCGTGATGCTCTATGAAATCATCGCCGGTCGACATCCGTATGCCGGAATGCCGATTGCCGCGGTCCTGCCCGAAGTCATCGCGGCACGCTGTCGTCCGCTCGCAAAATCACAGCCCAGGACTCCTCGACCACTGCTGCGCATCGTGGAGACCGCAATGGCGTCCGCCCCTGCGGATCGATACGCCACGGCGAGCGATCTGGCGGACGATGTTCGACGATTCCTGACCGGGGACAAAGTCTCGGTGTATCAGGAAACGACGCTGGATCAGATTTCCAGATGGAGCCGTCATCATCGAGGAATCGCCGTTACGATTGCCGCCGCTGTCTGCATGCTGCTGATCGTTTCCGTTGCTTTCGGCATCGTGGTTCGTCGCGCACACAAGAGCGAGCAAATCGCTCGGAGAGAAGCCGAGGCGGCGCATCGCCAAGCGTTGTTGCGTCTCGTCGATGCGAGAGATGCCGCCGATACATGGCTGATCGACCTGAGCGGCTCGCTGGAGTTTCATCCCGCAATGACGCCAATTCGTCAGCAACTGTTCCAGCAAGCCATCATGCAGTACCAAAAACTCATCGATGCGCCGATCGCCTTGGCCAATGACACCGTTGACCCTGAAACACAACAGCATCTTTTGCTCGAACGGCTGAAATGCCACTTGAGACTCGGTGATCTGTTCCGTTTGGTTGGTGATCAGCATCAGGCCGCTGAGCAGTACGCCAAGGCGGCATCCGGTTTCAAACGCCCCACGAGTGATCGTATGAAAATTTCAAACGTGTTGCTCACAAGCATCGTTGATCGACCGGAGTCGGAACCTGGCATGGAGGATCGCTTTCGACTTGAGC from Stieleria varia carries:
- a CDS encoding PQQ-dependent sugar dehydrogenase, with the translated sequence MIRRVKRVFVTATGCGTALFASLLLSFSGNGDAWADAPVNQLNEAERRGGWELLFDGQSMDQWRNYQKDGLSDGWKVTDGQMIRAEKDAGDIVTKDKYEQFELLLEYKISEGGNSGVIFRVTEDNPRPWHSGPEIQIQDNVDGHDPQKAGWLYQLYKPLTPSWAQERGPIDATRPAGQWNQLYVRITNDQSEVCMNGVRYYTFKIGDKNWNEKVAESKFSKFEGFGKAASGHICLQDHGNEVAFRNVKVRRLAEDGSVKQPIDGNLNLSGELAFPKLKWGDPKTDSGNWEPVDPSGKIRPLRLMELTYANGDSNRLYAASQYGAIWSFENNRDTVEAPMFLDLRDQVYDWKNRGANEQGLLGLAMHPSFKDNGKFYVYYTHKDGQRSIVSQFKVSADNPLAADPASELVLMDIPQPYANHNGGSIEFGPDGFLYIALGDGGDRNDPKAAGQDLSALLGSILRIDVDHPADGKPYGIPSDNPFVKNPDACPEIYAMGVRNPWRIAFDKKTGDLWMGDVGQELWEEVNIITKGGNYGWSNREGLYGFGNREDVAGVPDPIDPIWQYDHRVGKSITGGRVYHSDRVPELTGKYVYADYVTGMIWALTYDRETGKVVRNEQVVPDSIAVLAFGEDQNGEVYYLTDSSRGECIYRFKAKD
- a CDS encoding PSD1 and planctomycete cytochrome C domain-containing protein, which gives rise to MSDSSSQWNVPAKVTPAFAYSGGGRKRSASLQRHRHGWMFGLRVLFCLCVLVVVGLCSPSVSLAQTDDASAESVVSVGEKLFALQVLPIFQDKCFGCHSPDADELQGGFDLSHRSAMLEGGDAYGDTVIVPGSIDESVILAMVDRSEDGFEMPPKESDKLTQEQVWAIRDWIAADAPWPDDQRVTEIYDAFAEGMTVQTSGGLSDQWTNRKYDPEDLWAFQPIRRDFDEWVTAERGNPIDQIVNRRLGQLGISPAPLADRQTLIRRVCYDLTGLPPSSTQMSVYLSDQRDDATAFAALVDRLLESPHYGEQWARHWLDVARYADSSGFANDWERPNAWRYRDYVIRSFNDDKPFDQFTIEQIAGDELAAASKKPLTDPVNVDRLIGTGFLRMGPWEHTGMSVAKITRQQFLDDVTDSVGQVFLAQPLQCCRCHDHKFDPIPTRDYYSIQAVFGTTQFVEVETPWLPSENLTGMDRDRQYHEQRHQANAELLKGIENEIAQAEARWFSERDLPYRSIREAKKAGLDEDQLPPGPLNTPEQFGIERIGRKWQARFSWEFDRYEPFALSVYNGKTPPATTQTSRFKMPPDPMGRGELEQTAILAGGDPFAPDQPVSPGVLSAVPQAKKYKLPTQPTGRRLAFARWLIDPDHSLTSRVIVNRVWASHFGRGIAGNPNNFGATGKKPTHPELLDHLASSFVSEGWSLKKLHRLILNSDAYKRSTQHPDMRMLGEKDPNNESYAVFLPRRLTAEEIRDAMLMVSGELNPTLGGIPVRPDMNLEAALQPRMIMGTFAPSYVPSPEPADRNRRSIYIHRLRGHRLPFFETFNQPGSEKSCELRDQSNITPQVFTLLNGQETSDRALATAHAVMEETDTDEEAIASVFQRILGRAPSETERKASLDHWRAMTDVQSGITPQPMRYPTEVVREAIDENTGKPFEFKETLFAYRDYKPDLQPHQVDAKTRGLADVCLALLNSNEFVYVY
- a CDS encoding DUF1501 domain-containing protein, whose product is MLNPTRRSFLYGLTSSIGSVAFSAMLAESMGSRALAAETQNSQGTQTPGPHFPNAKAKHCIFLYMEGGPSHIDTFDPKPKLSELHLQEFQRSGNEQSAMSSGKRYYVQSPFGFRKAGESGADMCDRWEHLPKVADELCFYRGCQVESVNHPTANYHVNTGNRFGGDPSIGAWVSYGLGSENKDLPGFIVLPELAYPQGGAANWSNGFLPTALQGTPLRSKGSPILDIAPPEGVTRQHQRMNLDYLQRMNQLHAERHPEHEDLAARMANYELAFRMQMEVPETLSIEDESQATLDAYGVGVKPTDNFARRCLLARKLVEKGVRFVQVYASTWDSHDYIEKAHGALIPSVDRPIAALIADLRQRGLLDETLIVWMGEFGRTPDNGIRGGGKAYGRDHNPDAMSIWLAGGGCKAGHTIGATDEIGATAVENQRHVRDFHITLLKLLGLDDNKLTYYHAGRFKQLSQFGGKPIDELIA
- a CDS encoding AAA family ATPase yields the protein MQELSSGWMFAGSAAALTLIAAGWGHIKNIVQQVAGRVVVKITVSGYQADAMMLYLKHHYTASKFGPRAYVGWKLFVRPSQRVQLVSMEVPPPSGRLYWRGWIPIWVAKSKEALGDLEEGLQAADYDYQTISVTYARGLIDPDQLIVDATEFFNRQVRQYESTGGRRHSIRFVHGTAGNSMMVQAKGRSNSPTSSSDIRACLSHRPLGWDFADLGPDPEETVSALSRLALDDATEELVQEAYRWRETEAWHRNRGLPWRRGYLLHGPPGTGKTALARAIAEDLDLPIFVYDLATLKNDELLKAWNQMLAEVPCMALIEDIDAVFEGRENVAVKQGPALTFDCLLNCLDGVQRADGLMVMISTNHLDKIDPAIGQPGAIGSRPGRIDRVVSMGPLSSVGRHKLASRILDQWPEWIDDMCAAGSDDTPAQFQERCGRLALKLHYGEANREPATVP